From a region of the Candidatus Brocadia sp. genome:
- a CDS encoding dihydrofolate reductase, with the protein MKRPGLRISLIAAMASNRVIGNRGRIPWNLPAELRRFRSITMGHTLVMGRKTYESIGYALPGRINIILTGKAGYGAPGCIIARDLASAITICPEDENEMFVCGGEQLYKEAIAIADRIYLSVLHREIAGDVFFPDIPFALFRRIRSENYEDVIPYTLSIYERIHE; encoded by the coding sequence ATGAAAAGACCAGGTCTCAGGATATCACTCATAGCAGCGATGGCATCAAACCGTGTTATTGGGAATCGCGGACGTATCCCTTGGAACCTCCCCGCTGAATTACGCCGATTCAGAAGCATCACCATGGGACATACCCTGGTTATGGGTAGGAAAACCTATGAATCAATTGGCTACGCACTTCCCGGGAGAATCAATATCATTCTTACCGGTAAAGCAGGCTACGGCGCACCCGGATGCATTATTGCAAGAGATTTAGCATCTGCAATTACCATTTGTCCTGAAGATGAAAATGAGATGTTTGTCTGTGGTGGTGAACAACTCTACAAGGAGGCGATTGCGATAGCTGATCGGATTTATTTGTCAGTCCTCCATCGGGAGATTGCTGGTGATGTATTTTTTCCCGATATTCCCTTTGCATTGTTCCGAAGGATAAGGTCGGAAAATTATGAAGATGTAATTCCTTACACGTTATCAATCTATGAACGTATTCATGAATAA
- a CDS encoding helix-turn-helix domain-containing protein has product MESPNIMTIKQVAEYLKVSPRTIYKLVKTGGIPTFKIMNMWRFEQSKIDQWIQDKSESNNFK; this is encoded by the coding sequence ATGGAAAGTCCAAATATCATGACGATAAAGCAAGTCGCGGAATATCTCAAGGTAAGCCCACGCACGATTTATAAGTTAGTAAAAACGGGCGGAATTCCTACCTTTAAAATAATGAACATGTGGCGCTTTGAGCAATCCAAAATTGACCAGTGGATACAAGATAAAAGTGAAAGTAATAATTTTAAGTGA
- a CDS encoding response regulator, whose translation MPKVLIIDDSAVMRKIIQRNIQQSGLLVDEFVEAGDGREGLEKAASNSIDLILCDWNMPNMTGIDFVKALRGSAQKNNIPIVMVTTEGGETKIEEAKRSGANGYLTKPFTPEQLKSKLGNFLLVK comes from the coding sequence ATGCCAAAAGTATTAATCATCGATGATTCAGCGGTTATGCGTAAGATTATTCAAAGGAATATTCAACAATCAGGCCTTTTGGTGGACGAGTTTGTTGAAGCCGGAGACGGAAGGGAAGGTCTTGAAAAGGCAGCTTCTAATAGTATTGATTTAATCCTCTGCGACTGGAACATGCCCAACATGACAGGGATAGATTTTGTTAAGGCACTTAGGGGTTCTGCACAAAAAAATAATATTCCTATCGTAATGGTGACTACAGAAGGCGGCGAGACAAAGATTGAAGAGGCCAAAAGGAGTGGCGCAAACGGTTACCTGACAAAACCGTTCACACCGGAGCAGTTAAAGTCAAAATTAGGAAATTTTTTACTCGTAAAATAA
- a CDS encoding chemotaxis protein CheX produces the protein MTPESMMGTVCLDIAESTKTLFETMIMMDLKHGEASLVDDTQIKTDVIGMVSFTGKCHGVIALFCSQTFALKAASALLMTELNEFTSEVKDAIGEISNMIAGNVKTKLTAQYGDMHLSIPIVITGEGLSITAVNNHPIVAETTLSCFSKDPWLMTPFISNNEKFNIGLLLKESKK, from the coding sequence ATGACACCAGAAAGTATGATGGGAACCGTCTGTCTGGATATTGCCGAATCTACAAAGACATTGTTTGAAACGATGATTATGATGGATTTGAAGCATGGCGAGGCATCGTTGGTAGATGACACACAAATAAAAACAGACGTTATCGGTATGGTGAGTTTTACCGGTAAATGTCATGGCGTAATTGCCCTTTTTTGTTCACAAACGTTTGCATTAAAGGCTGCATCAGCCCTACTGATGACAGAACTAAACGAATTTACGAGTGAAGTAAAAGATGCGATAGGTGAGATATCAAACATGATCGCAGGAAATGTGAAAACAAAACTTACTGCGCAATACGGCGATATGCATCTCTCCATTCCCATCGTAATTACCGGGGAGGGTCTATCGATTACCGCCGTAAATAATCATCCAATTGTAGCAGAAACCACACTCTCCTGCTTCAGCAAAGATCCGTGGCTCATGACGCCTTTTATTTCCAATAATGAAAAATTTAACATCGGTTTGTTGTTGAAAGAATCAAAAAAATAG
- a CDS encoding response regulator produces the protein MENPIIKKSPSSKLEETLINTFPRICTDCGKLTNKQFLLTNPVLQNTTLSEFIKNANTSYILAKLTIEEFYEGELYLIFTVKEAITIGSLLLTLEDAIIRENADKGIFEGDCTDAFKEFANQVCGMLDNELRPKLPKPIHLKLTSTVLMNKENANTVLSEEILNEERLILTATMQILGFDDGKFILSISKLVGEEFFCEIIAEDTKKFRGTILVVDDSNTDLRIIRKLLGDEYKVLVTDNPNSALSRLQKDHIDLVLIDVHMPGISGITLCERFRRNAMSNAIPIIICSSSPTQENVIQAIRAGAEDFLVKPFTRQKLIEKINKHLINRNVLLNS, from the coding sequence ATGGAAAACCCTATAATCAAAAAGTCACCATCCTCCAAGCTGGAGGAAACTCTGATAAACACCTTTCCCCGGATTTGCACCGATTGTGGTAAATTAACAAACAAACAGTTTTTACTGACAAATCCCGTGCTGCAAAACACAACACTGAGCGAATTCATTAAGAATGCCAACACAAGCTATATACTGGCAAAATTGACGATTGAAGAGTTTTACGAGGGAGAACTGTATTTAATCTTTACCGTAAAAGAGGCTATTACGATAGGAAGTCTCTTGTTAACCCTTGAAGATGCCATAATAAGGGAAAATGCAGACAAGGGTATTTTTGAAGGTGATTGTACAGACGCATTCAAGGAATTTGCGAATCAGGTCTGCGGTATGTTAGACAACGAACTAAGACCGAAGTTACCCAAGCCCATCCACCTGAAATTAACAAGCACGGTTCTCATGAACAAAGAGAACGCAAACACGGTACTCAGTGAAGAAATCTTGAATGAAGAACGCCTTATTCTGACGGCGACTATGCAGATTCTTGGCTTTGATGACGGCAAATTCATACTAAGTATTTCCAAACTGGTTGGTGAAGAATTTTTTTGTGAGATCATCGCAGAGGATACCAAAAAGTTCAGGGGCACGATACTCGTTGTAGATGATTCAAATACTGACCTCCGAATTATACGAAAACTTTTAGGTGATGAATATAAGGTATTGGTCACGGACAATCCAAACAGTGCACTCTCTAGGCTTCAAAAAGACCACATCGACCTTGTTTTAATTGATGTTCACATGCCAGGTATTAGCGGGATAACGCTTTGTGAACGATTTAGAAGGAATGCAATGTCTAATGCAATACCAATTATAATATGCTCCTCATCTCCAACGCAAGAAAACGTGATACAAGCCATTCGCGCTGGAGCGGAAGACTTTCTGGTTAAACCATTCACCAGACAAAAATTAATTGAAAAGATTAATAAGCACTTAATAAACAGAAACGTACTCTTAAATTCTTAG
- a CDS encoding chemotaxis protein CheA, with the protein MEDNMNLMDDVEIVKEFLVESNDHLDDVESKILDLEKNPEDVDIINGIFRPIHSIKGSAGFLGLKDIGKVSHELETLLDEGRKAKIIITPGIIEILYEGVDLLKKLRDVVVKKVDNTNASIDVINYHPFLSKIPAILGHHQGVAQKEKTMGNSLKEKHIGEILVETGDISKDQLEIALQEQAQGKRLGEILVEKGMTTPEKINDALKVQSVIGKPSSETVKVDTQKLDNLVNLVGELVIANALICETLGNINRGANKNFSHLNKIVKDIQDQVMCMRMVPLKSTFQKMARLVRDVSAKVGKKVQLEISGEETELDKTVIDEIGDPLVHIIRNSIDHGIEPLEERIAKGKPADGLVRLNAFHRAGNIVIEIEDDGKGLCKERILRKAIERGLVDGNATLSDQQIFNLIFAAGFSTAERITDVSGRGVGMDVVKKNVERLRGKVEISTVEGKGTKISIKLPLTLAIIDGMIVQVGPEKYIVPMLSIEESIRPKKEDISTVQQRGELINVRGDLLPMVRLHNLYNVPPKRMNPWEALILVVEGEGQRCGILVDDLLGQQQIVIKSLGEQFRNIRGISGSAILGDGRIGLILDVGGIMSMALN; encoded by the coding sequence ATGGAAGACAACATGAATCTTATGGACGATGTTGAAATTGTTAAAGAATTTCTTGTCGAATCTAATGATCACCTGGACGACGTTGAATCCAAAATACTGGATTTGGAAAAGAACCCCGAAGATGTTGATATTATTAATGGCATATTCCGTCCGATTCACAGCATAAAAGGTAGCGCTGGTTTCCTGGGTCTGAAAGATATCGGTAAGGTAAGTCACGAATTAGAAACGCTTCTGGATGAAGGAAGGAAGGCCAAAATAATAATTACACCGGGGATCATTGAGATCCTCTACGAAGGCGTAGACCTATTGAAAAAACTCAGAGATGTGGTAGTTAAAAAGGTTGATAACACGAATGCCTCCATAGATGTAATTAATTACCACCCATTTTTATCAAAAATACCTGCTATTTTAGGACACCATCAGGGTGTCGCACAAAAAGAAAAGACCATGGGTAACTCTCTAAAGGAAAAGCATATTGGCGAAATATTAGTGGAAACTGGCGATATTAGCAAAGATCAACTGGAAATAGCATTACAGGAACAGGCACAGGGAAAACGATTGGGTGAAATATTGGTCGAAAAAGGAATGACTACCCCAGAAAAAATTAATGACGCACTCAAGGTCCAATCGGTGATAGGCAAACCATCTTCTGAAACGGTTAAGGTAGATACCCAAAAGTTGGATAACCTGGTTAATCTTGTGGGTGAACTGGTGATTGCCAATGCCCTCATCTGTGAAACGCTGGGAAACATCAATCGCGGCGCAAACAAAAATTTTTCTCACCTCAACAAGATCGTTAAAGATATACAGGATCAGGTCATGTGCATGAGGATGGTGCCTTTGAAATCAACCTTCCAAAAGATGGCCAGACTCGTGCGGGATGTTTCCGCAAAGGTGGGCAAGAAGGTTCAGTTGGAAATTTCCGGGGAAGAGACGGAACTGGACAAGACAGTAATTGATGAGATCGGGGATCCGCTCGTACACATTATCAGAAACTCAATCGATCATGGAATCGAGCCTCTGGAGGAGCGAATAGCGAAAGGGAAACCGGCAGATGGTCTTGTGCGGTTAAATGCCTTCCATCGGGCTGGCAACATTGTCATCGAAATAGAAGACGATGGAAAAGGCCTTTGTAAAGAGAGGATTTTAAGAAAGGCAATTGAAAGGGGTTTAGTCGATGGAAATGCCACTCTCTCAGATCAGCAAATCTTTAATCTCATTTTTGCCGCAGGGTTCTCTACAGCCGAAAGGATAACCGATGTTTCAGGACGCGGCGTGGGGATGGACGTCGTAAAAAAGAATGTCGAGCGTCTGCGGGGAAAGGTAGAGATTTCTACCGTAGAAGGAAAAGGAACAAAAATTTCCATCAAACTGCCGCTTACTTTGGCAATTATTGATGGCATGATTGTGCAGGTTGGTCCTGAAAAATACATCGTCCCCATGCTTTCCATTGAGGAGTCCATCCGTCCAAAGAAAGAAGACATATCTACCGTGCAACAACGCGGGGAATTGATTAACGTGCGGGGCGATTTGCTCCCCATGGTGCGTCTCCATAATTTGTATAATGTTCCGCCGAAGAGAATGAATCCGTGGGAGGCACTCATCCTGGTCGTTGAAGGTGAGGGGCAAAGATGCGGGATTCTTGTCGACGATCTCCTCGGCCAACAGCAGATAGTCATTAAGAGTCTGGGAGAACAGTTCCGCAATATCAGAGGCATTTCCGGCAGCGCTATCCTTGGTGACGGACGCATAGGCCTTATTTTGGACGTTGGGGGTATTATGAGTATGGCGTTGAATTAG
- a CDS encoding four helix bundle protein, with the protein MSKDKRIFDLEERLIDFAVRIIRTTESLPKTRVGNHIAGQLIRCGTSSAPNYGEAQSAESRSDFIHKMKVSLKSYVKQRYGY; encoded by the coding sequence ATGTCGAAGGATAAGAGAATATTTGATCTTGAAGAACGCTTAATAGATTTTGCCGTCAGAATTATTCGGACAACGGAATCCTTACCAAAAACCAGGGTGGGAAATCACATTGCGGGGCAACTTATTCGCTGCGGTACATCATCCGCTCCCAATTATGGTGAAGCCCAAAGCGCAGAATCTCGTTCTGACTTTATACACAAGATGAAAGTCTCCCTTAAGAGTTACGTGAAACAAAGATATGGTTATTAA
- a CDS encoding methyl-accepting chemotaxis protein, which yields MKVTLSTKIISLFIIGGLVPLVAIGVLSYYSSSKALKEQAFNQLASVRNVKQAFINDWFSKRKCDAVTLSKNEMVINATKEFKKAFNELGAEKVRDLYITKNPFPAGKKLEYVDAQDGSNYSKLHARYHPVFKQYLEEYGYYDIFLLDAETGNILYTVFKELDFGSNLVSGLYNMSNISKLYKDINSTNAIHEQSYAKLVDFEPYAPSNGDPASFIAAPIYDNNQKIGTLIFQMPISKIDAIMQDRSGLGETGETYLVGSDKLMRSNSRFSEKPTIFVTRVDTEAVKESLAGKADSKTIRDYRGMPVLSAYAPFNVLGLNWSIIAEIDEAEALKAVNNLRKWMIIIGLASAGFVAGLGILVIKITSKISGLFRTLLDDLTESSTQVASASEQISASSQSLAQGASEQAASIEETSSSMEEMSSITKQNAEIAHTASELVTSCFMSAQTGDESITKVNDSMQKINESSNNIVSIIKVIDGIAFQTNLLALNAAVEAARAGEHGKGFAVVAEEVRNLAQRCASAAKDITQLIEDSAKKVTSGTDLVKQSSEILKEIVSKAKKVTDLVNEITNASKEQAEGIDQVSKAITQMDQVTQQNAANAEETASSSEELSAQAESLKALVDRIAGEVGAGKENSVVSSQKDVQVTKKQVYAPSNKKNRFVREKTDGSAMKVSKDKGLKESWHDSQDDTLQDDNGRIHAVPASKSSRLIPMSDDEFKDF from the coding sequence ATGAAAGTTACTTTAAGCACAAAAATTATTTCGTTATTTATTATTGGTGGTTTAGTGCCCTTGGTCGCGATCGGCGTATTGAGCTATTACAGCTCAAGTAAGGCATTGAAAGAACAAGCATTTAATCAGCTAGCTTCTGTAAGAAATGTCAAACAAGCATTTATTAATGATTGGTTTTCAAAAAGAAAATGCGATGCGGTAACTCTTTCAAAAAATGAGATGGTTATCAATGCGACAAAGGAATTTAAAAAGGCATTTAATGAGCTGGGGGCCGAAAAAGTGCGAGACTTGTATATTACCAAAAATCCGTTCCCAGCCGGTAAAAAACTGGAATATGTTGATGCACAGGACGGCAGCAATTATAGCAAATTACATGCACGGTATCACCCTGTTTTCAAACAGTACCTTGAAGAATATGGGTATTATGATATTTTCCTTTTGGATGCAGAAACAGGGAATATCCTTTACACCGTTTTTAAAGAATTGGATTTCGGCTCCAATTTAGTTTCGGGACTTTACAATATGAGCAATATTTCAAAGTTATACAAGGATATTAATTCTACGAATGCCATTCATGAACAGAGTTATGCAAAACTGGTTGATTTTGAACCTTATGCACCGTCGAATGGAGATCCGGCGTCTTTTATCGCTGCCCCAATCTATGACAATAATCAAAAGATAGGGACACTCATTTTTCAAATGCCCATCAGTAAAATTGATGCAATCATGCAGGATCGCTCCGGTCTTGGAGAAACAGGAGAGACCTATCTGGTAGGATCGGATAAACTGATGCGCTCCAATTCCCGATTTTCGGAAAAGCCAACTATCTTTGTCACCAGGGTTGATACTGAAGCCGTAAAGGAATCCTTAGCCGGTAAGGCCGATTCCAAAACCATCAGGGATTATCGCGGCATGCCTGTTTTAAGCGCATATGCGCCATTCAACGTACTCGGTCTAAATTGGTCCATTATAGCGGAGATCGATGAGGCAGAGGCGCTCAAGGCCGTCAATAATCTAAGGAAGTGGATGATTATCATCGGCCTCGCTTCAGCAGGTTTTGTTGCTGGGTTGGGTATCCTTGTAATTAAGATTACCAGCAAGATATCAGGGCTCTTCAGAACGCTCCTGGATGATTTAACTGAGAGTTCAACGCAGGTAGCCTCCGCCTCAGAACAGATTTCGGCATCAAGTCAGAGCCTTGCCCAAGGCGCTTCAGAGCAGGCCGCCTCCATCGAAGAGACTTCATCATCCATGGAAGAAATGTCCTCCATAACCAAGCAGAATGCGGAGATTGCACATACGGCATCCGAGTTAGTAACCTCTTGTTTCATGTCTGCACAAACAGGCGACGAGTCTATCACGAAAGTGAACGATTCAATGCAGAAAATCAATGAAAGCAGCAACAACATCGTAAGCATTATCAAGGTTATTGACGGCATTGCCTTCCAGACCAATCTTTTGGCGCTCAACGCCGCTGTAGAGGCTGCGAGGGCAGGAGAACACGGGAAAGGCTTTGCGGTGGTTGCCGAAGAGGTGCGAAATCTCGCACAGCGATGCGCCAGCGCTGCTAAGGATATTACGCAACTCATTGAGGACAGCGCAAAGAAGGTCACCTCAGGCACAGACCTTGTCAAACAATCCAGTGAAATTCTTAAAGAAATTGTTTCGAAAGCAAAGAAGGTTACCGATCTCGTAAATGAAATTACCAACGCCTCAAAAGAACAGGCAGAAGGTATTGACCAGGTCAGCAAAGCCATTACCCAGATGGATCAGGTTACCCAACAAAACGCAGCGAATGCCGAAGAAACAGCTTCATCCAGTGAGGAACTCTCAGCACAGGCAGAAAGTCTGAAGGCGCTTGTGGATAGAATTGCCGGAGAGGTTGGAGCAGGGAAGGAGAATAGCGTGGTTTCGAGCCAGAAAGATGTTCAAGTAACGAAGAAACAGGTGTATGCTCCTTCAAACAAAAAAAACCGGTTTGTTCGGGAAAAAACAGACGGCAGTGCGATGAAAGTGAGTAAAGACAAAGGCCTTAAAGAGTCCTGGCATGATTCACAGGACGATACTTTGCAGGATGATAACGGAAGAATACATGCCGTACCGGCTTCAAAGTCTAGCCGTCTGATTCCCATGTCGGATGATGAATTTAAAGATTTTTAA
- a CDS encoding bacteriohemerythrin translates to MATKWSEDLSIGVKAIDEQHKGIFSRVDNLLNAMRQGKGKDEIGKTYTFLADYVVRHFKDEEDLMAKYNYDGCSKQKEEHTRFVKEFSSLKREFETNGTRPNLVIDTQRKLCDWLTNHISNEDKKIGVFLRVAG, encoded by the coding sequence ATGGCAACTAAGTGGAGTGAAGACCTGTCGATCGGCGTAAAAGCAATCGATGAACAGCATAAAGGAATATTTAGCAGGGTAGATAATTTGCTCAACGCGATGAGGCAGGGTAAGGGTAAAGACGAGATCGGTAAAACATATACATTCTTAGCAGATTATGTAGTCAGGCATTTCAAAGATGAAGAGGATTTAATGGCCAAATACAACTACGATGGTTGTTCAAAGCAAAAGGAAGAACATACGCGATTTGTAAAAGAATTCTCTAGTTTAAAAAGGGAGTTCGAAACAAACGGCACAAGGCCAAATCTGGTAATTGATACACAACGAAAATTGTGTGACTGGTTGACAAATCACATCTCTAACGAGGATAAAAAAATTGGCGTATTTTTGAGGGTAGCGGGATAA
- a CDS encoding chemotaxis protein CheW, with protein MKEKERKPGVSETVLREGKYLTFVLCGEEYGIEILKVREIIGIMNITPVPQTPGYMKGVINLRGKVIPVVDLRLKFGFQEVEHTKETCIIVVEVMNKLTGILVDTVSEVLDVRGQDLEPAPHLGDGINTEIFLGMAKIKNKVKILLDIDKILGTEEINMVESLMSIG; from the coding sequence GTGAAGGAAAAAGAGAGAAAACCGGGCGTTTCGGAGACGGTATTGCGTGAAGGAAAATACTTGACCTTTGTATTGTGTGGTGAGGAGTATGGTATAGAGATACTTAAGGTCAGGGAAATTATAGGCATTATGAACATAACACCCGTGCCTCAGACACCCGGTTACATGAAGGGAGTAATCAATCTCCGGGGAAAGGTGATTCCTGTTGTAGACCTGAGATTAAAATTTGGATTTCAAGAAGTGGAGCACACAAAGGAGACATGTATCATCGTCGTGGAAGTCATGAATAAACTTACAGGTATTCTTGTAGATACTGTCTCAGAAGTACTTGACGTCAGAGGTCAGGATTTGGAACCCGCACCCCATCTTGGAGATGGCATCAATACGGAAATATTTCTGGGTATGGCAAAGATAAAGAACAAGGTAAAAATACTCCTCGATATTGATAAAATTTTAGGCACGGAAGAGATCAATATGGTTGAGAGTTTAATGAGTATAGGTTAA